The DNA segment CACGGGCGGCATACCGATCATGGATAATGAAGCGATCCCGAATGCACCGAATGTCCAAGGCATCCTGCGCCCCAAGCCGTCCATCAAACTGATTTTCTTGAGGTGAGTCGCCACATATATGGCACCCGCACCCATGAAGAGCGTTATTTTGGAAAAAGCGTGGTGAGCAATATGCATCACGCCTCCCTGTATTGCCGTATCCGCCAGCATTGTCACACCGACGACGATATATGAGAGTTGTGCCACTGTTGAGTAGGCCAACCGAGCTTTAATATCGTCCTTGGTCAAGGCGATGAATGAGGCGACGACGAGGGTAAATCCCGCGATATACGCTGTCCCGTGGGCAATACTCAGATCCCCTAGAAGCGACCCCGGCGCACCGATATAGACCTGGCTCATGGTTAACAGTCCAGCTGTCTTTGTTCCGAACACAGACAGCACAATTCTACAGACGCAATAGACACCGGCTTTGACAACTGCCACTGCATGCAGCAAGGCCGAAACAGGTGTCGGTGCAACCATGGCAGAAGGCAGCCAGTTGTGAAACGGCATAAGAGCGGCTTTACCTACACCAAAGATGAACAGCCAATATGTCAGTGCGACCAACCTCGGATGCTCGGCCACAACCTGCGGGGAGAACATCCCATTAACGATATCTGCCAGGTGGAAATCAAGATTTCCGACCAGCACATAAGTCAAAACCATTGCAGGAAGCAGGAAGAGCTTGGACGTTCCCATCAGGTAAACGATATACTTGCGGGCACCGACCTTGGCCTCTTCATCTTCGTGATGATACACAAGAGGGTAGGTGAACACGGTAATGATCTCGTAAAAGAGATAGAGCGTGAACACATTGGC comes from the Pseudodesulfovibrio piezophilus C1TLV30 genome and includes:
- a CDS encoding monovalent cation/H+ antiporter subunit D family protein produces the protein MNGVTIESARILLPVVITLIAPLFVWLMRKDENKREAVSFIAAALTFVCMLSMAPAILKGEVWYCHVTTILPGLTIAFSADGLSMVFGLIAPFLWFFVTSYNIGYMRGLDEHAQTRYYICFAVAIFGAVGVALAANVFTLYLFYEIITVFTYPLVYHHEDEEAKVGARKYIVYLMGTSKLFLLPAMVLTYVLVGNLDFHLADIVNGMFSPQVVAEHPRLVALTYWLFIFGVGKAALMPFHNWLPSAMVAPTPVSALLHAVAVVKAGVYCVCRIVLSVFGTKTAGLLTMSQVYIGAPGSLLGDLSIAHGTAYIAGFTLVVASFIALTKDDIKARLAYSTVAQLSYIVVGVTMLADTAIQGGVMHIAHHAFSKITLFMGAGAIYVATHLKKISLMDGLGRRMPWTFGAFGIASLSMIGMPPVCGFVSKWYLINGTLDSGQWPILLLLLLSTALNAGYFVPILYRAFFKPAAPEANIEQYGEASKTMVIPLCITATISVFLGLYPQTFLNFVNILGKF